A DNA window from Syntrophaceae bacterium contains the following coding sequences:
- the ccsA gene encoding cytochrome c biogenesis protein CcsA: MDILVFKAALAAYLFSALGYIASLLVRRVHVARIATWLLGAAFVIHAGALVLRFMAIGRAPVVGLHDMHSLIAWIMTGVYLAFQFKTKTRVLGVFVAPVAFLVMVTASAGLGGTVTASPKLEHSLVTIHVILSLAGEALFVLAALAGMMYLIQDKRIKEKKISRFSRFLPPLTDLDRINELCLLWGFPLLTLGVLTGSIWARVVWGSAWQWDAKMIWTLLAWVIFALLLHQRLAIGWRGRKAALYSVAALLVLLLTFVMEKSFFTTVHRFL, translated from the coding sequence ATGGATATCCTGGTCTTCAAGGCGGCGCTGGCCGCCTATCTTTTCAGCGCCCTGGGCTACATCGCCTCGCTCCTGGTGCGGCGCGTCCATGTCGCCCGGATCGCGACCTGGCTGCTCGGGGCGGCCTTCGTCATCCATGCGGGCGCCCTGGTCCTGCGGTTCATGGCCATCGGGCGCGCGCCGGTGGTGGGCCTGCACGACATGCACTCCCTGATCGCCTGGATCATGACGGGCGTGTACCTGGCCTTCCAGTTCAAGACGAAAACCAGGGTCCTGGGGGTCTTCGTGGCCCCGGTGGCCTTTCTCGTGATGGTCACCGCTTCTGCCGGCCTCGGCGGGACGGTCACGGCGTCACCCAAGCTGGAACATTCCCTGGTCACGATCCACGTGATCCTGTCGCTGGCGGGGGAGGCCCTCTTCGTCCTGGCCGCCCTGGCGGGCATGATGTACCTGATCCAGGACAAGCGGATCAAAGAGAAGAAGATCAGCCGCTTCAGCCGCTTCCTCCCGCCGCTGACGGATCTCGACCGGATCAACGAACTCTGCCTCCTGTGGGGATTTCCCCTGCTCACCCTCGGCGTCCTGACGGGGTCCATCTGGGCTCGCGTTGTCTGGGGCAGCGCCTGGCAGTGGGACGCGAAGATGATCTGGACGCTCCTGGCGTGGGTCATTTTTGCGCTCCTTCTCCACCAGCGCCTGGCCATTGGCTGGCGGGGCCGCAAGGCGGCCCTCTACTCCGTGGCGGCCCTCCTGGTCCTGCTTCTGACCTTTGTGATGGAGAAGAGCTTCTTCACCACGGTCCATCGTTTCCTGTGA
- a CDS encoding bifunctional precorrin-2 dehydrogenase/sirohydrochlorin ferrochelatase, whose amino-acid sequence MAYYPVNLDIAGRRCVVVGGGQVAERKVERLVECGARVAVLSRRLTDRLAEMARAGTVEHIDSEYEPEKLGEAMLVIGATDREDVNDAVSRECRRRGILVNIVDDPERCDFILPSILQRGDLMVAVSTGGRSPALAKRIREDLEECFGPEYAVLLEIMAELRRKVTARGRSADENKVLFESVVHSEVLDRIRTGDWEGVRTLVRELTGEEIDARP is encoded by the coding sequence ATGGCTTACTATCCCGTCAATCTGGACATCGCCGGAAGAAGGTGCGTCGTTGTCGGGGGCGGCCAGGTGGCGGAGCGCAAGGTCGAGCGCCTGGTGGAATGCGGCGCCCGGGTCGCCGTCCTCTCCCGTCGGCTGACGGACCGGCTGGCGGAGATGGCCCGCGCCGGAACCGTGGAGCATATCGATTCCGAGTACGAACCGGAGAAGTTGGGGGAGGCCATGCTGGTCATCGGGGCGACGGACCGGGAAGACGTCAACGACGCCGTCAGCCGGGAATGCCGCCGCCGGGGCATCCTGGTGAACATCGTGGACGACCCGGAGCGATGCGACTTCATCCTGCCGTCGATCCTCCAGCGGGGCGACCTGATGGTGGCCGTTTCCACCGGCGGGAGGAGCCCCGCCCTGGCGAAGCGGATCCGGGAGGACCTGGAGGAGTGCTTCGGACCGGAATACGCCGTCCTCCTGGAGATCATGGCGGAGCTCCGGCGGAAGGTGACCGCCCGGGGGCGGTCTGCCGACGAGAACAAGGTCCTTTTCGAATCCGTCGTCCATTCCGAGGTGCTGGACCGGATCCGGACCGGCGACTGGGAGGGTGTCCGGACCCTGGTCCGGGAACTGACGGGGGAAGAGATCGACGCGAGGCCCTGA
- a CDS encoding 16S rRNA (uracil(1498)-N(3))-methyltransferase, with the protein MTRPRIFLDSLPEPGEARIIDESQSHYLKNVLRLKEGEGIVLSDGRGTECEAVVSFFSGSSATLTILNRTARKHPFVPIILAQSIPKGDKMDAIIRQVVELGVSRIIPYRSARSVPRLSADKGAARVARWQRIAEESARQTGRAHIPEVDSILSFEEMVRTSLPYDACRLIFWEEEREAGFRETISSLRKTAAAYCLIVGPEGGLTADEVRLAREAGFRSVSLGRNVLKVETAAPAVAAMLQYEIGGLGRAAEEETPEEGS; encoded by the coding sequence GTGACCCGACCGCGCATCTTTCTGGATTCCCTGCCGGAGCCGGGGGAAGCCCGGATCATCGACGAATCCCAGAGCCACTACCTGAAGAATGTCCTCCGCCTCAAGGAGGGGGAGGGAATCGTTCTCAGCGACGGCCGCGGCACCGAGTGCGAGGCCGTCGTCTCTTTCTTCTCGGGCAGCTCGGCCACGCTCACGATCCTGAACCGCACCGCACGGAAACATCCATTCGTTCCGATCATCCTCGCCCAGTCCATCCCGAAGGGGGACAAGATGGACGCCATCATCCGGCAGGTCGTGGAGCTGGGCGTCAGCCGGATCATCCCCTACCGCTCGGCCCGCAGCGTCCCCCGGCTGTCCGCCGACAAAGGCGCGGCGCGGGTCGCCCGGTGGCAGCGGATTGCGGAGGAATCGGCCCGCCAGACGGGGCGGGCCCACATCCCGGAGGTCGATTCCATTCTCTCTTTCGAGGAGATGGTCCGGACCTCGCTGCCCTACGACGCCTGCCGCCTGATCTTCTGGGAGGAGGAGCGGGAGGCGGGGTTCCGGGAGACCATCAGCAGCCTCCGGAAAACCGCCGCGGCATACTGCCTGATCGTCGGACCCGAGGGCGGGCTCACCGCCGATGAGGTCCGCCTGGCCCGGGAGGCGGGGTTCCGTTCCGTCAGCCTGGGGAGGAACGTTCTCAAGGTAGAGACGGCCGCCCCGGCCGTCGCGGCCATGCTGCAGTACGAGATCGGCGGACTCGGCAGGGCCGCGGAAGAAGAAACTCCGGAGGAAGGATCTTGA
- a CDS encoding OsmC family protein, translating to MSYQQEEVSVRLINQKVQFSGVSNANPEQPIQFDYNPPIGDGMGYNGLELLLMSFTGCSATAIVYLLRKMKKTVFGLEVNARGIRKEQQPIKFTKIFIEYIVNSKDVSDTDIQKAIQLAEQSACPVWQMIKNNVEIVPGYKIID from the coding sequence ATGTCTTATCAACAAGAAGAAGTGTCTGTTCGACTGATAAACCAGAAAGTTCAATTTTCAGGGGTATCGAATGCGAATCCCGAGCAGCCAATCCAGTTTGATTATAACCCTCCAATCGGGGACGGGATGGGTTATAACGGACTTGAATTACTCCTCATGAGCTTTACCGGGTGTAGCGCCACAGCCATCGTTTATTTATTGAGAAAAATGAAAAAGACCGTATTTGGATTAGAAGTAAATGCAAGAGGCATAAGGAAAGAGCAGCAGCCAATCAAATTTACAAAGATTTTTATTGAATACATAGTTAATTCCAAAGATGTCAGCGATACAGACATTCAAAAGGCGATCCAACTTGCCGAACAATCAGCGTGTCCTGTATGGCAGATGATAAAGAACAATGTTGAAATTGTTCCGGGATACAAAATCATTGACTAG
- a CDS encoding glutamyl-tRNA reductase, with protein sequence MSLILVGMNHKTAPLEIRERLSITCEDGSDPLAEVLNTPGVEEALFLSTCNRVEILARAGSREAAEGLYGFIFRCGNLERQEMDRCLYTHYDREAVRHLFRVTSSLDSLVMGEPQILGQVKDAYRLSVERKATGAVLNKLLHHAFRTAKRIRTETGIAANAVSVSFAAVELAKKIFGSLRGKTILLIGAGEMSELAARHLMGQGAPRILVVNRTHARAVGMAEEFRGEAVPFDELARALQEADIVISSTGAAGWVVTAPMVASALRRRKNRLLFLIDIAVPRDIDPAAGDIDNVYLYNIDHLQEVVDENVRGRLAEARKAEDIVAEELDRYEGWYQTLEVVPTIVSLRDKVDGIVRGEMERVSSWLEGLSDADRERVQILASSIVNKILHDPITGLKEESQENGAAAYAEALRRLFRLDGEK encoded by the coding sequence ATGAGCCTGATTCTCGTCGGCATGAACCACAAAACGGCCCCCCTGGAGATCCGGGAGCGCCTGAGCATCACCTGCGAGGACGGGAGCGATCCCCTGGCGGAGGTCCTGAATACGCCCGGTGTCGAGGAGGCCCTGTTCCTCTCCACCTGCAACCGGGTGGAGATCCTGGCCCGCGCCGGGAGCCGGGAGGCCGCCGAAGGGCTGTACGGATTCATCTTCCGCTGCGGGAACCTGGAACGCCAGGAGATGGACCGCTGCCTCTACACGCATTACGACCGGGAGGCGGTGCGCCACCTCTTCCGGGTGACCTCGAGCCTCGATTCCCTCGTCATGGGGGAGCCGCAGATCCTGGGGCAGGTGAAGGATGCCTACCGCCTGTCGGTGGAGCGGAAGGCCACGGGCGCCGTCCTGAACAAACTCCTGCACCACGCCTTCCGGACGGCCAAGCGGATCCGCACCGAGACGGGCATCGCCGCCAACGCCGTGTCGGTGAGCTTCGCGGCGGTGGAACTGGCGAAGAAGATCTTCGGGAGCCTCCGGGGAAAGACAATCCTCCTCATCGGAGCCGGCGAGATGTCGGAGCTGGCGGCGAGACACCTGATGGGCCAGGGGGCCCCGCGGATCCTTGTTGTCAACCGGACCCATGCGCGGGCCGTCGGCATGGCGGAGGAGTTCCGGGGCGAGGCGGTTCCCTTCGACGAGCTGGCCCGGGCGCTCCAGGAGGCGGACATCGTCATCAGCTCCACCGGCGCGGCCGGCTGGGTCGTCACGGCCCCGATGGTGGCGTCGGCCCTGCGGCGCCGGAAGAACCGGCTCCTGTTCCTCATCGACATCGCCGTCCCCCGGGACATCGATCCCGCCGCGGGTGACATTGACAATGTCTACCTGTACAACATCGATCACCTACAGGAAGTGGTCGACGAGAACGTCCGGGGCCGCCTGGCGGAGGCGAGGAAGGCCGAGGACATTGTCGCCGAGGAACTGGACCGGTACGAGGGGTGGTACCAGACCCTGGAGGTCGTGCCGACGATCGTCTCCCTCCGGGACAAGGTGGACGGCATCGTCCGGGGCGAGATGGAGCGGGTCTCCTCGTGGCTCGAAGGACTGAGCGACGCGGACCGGGAGCGGGTGCAGATCCTGGCTTCCTCGATTGTGAACAAGATTCTCCACGACCCCATCACGGGGCTCAAGGAGGAGAGCCAGGAAAACGGCGCCGCGGCCTACGCGGAGGCCCTGCGCCGCCTGTTCCGCCTGGACGGGGAGAAATGA
- the hemB gene encoding porphobilinogen synthase, with the protein MQFPLYRPRRLRKSENLRRMIRETRLSVDDFVYPLFAVPGKSVKKPIHSMPGNFQMSAEYLVQEAKAAKDLGIPAVLLFGIPDKKDELATGAFAKDGVVQRAVREIKSRVPDLLVITDVCLCEYTSHGHCGMLEKGAVDNDSTLEVLAETAVSHARAGADMVAPSAMMDGQVGAIREGLDEAGFDDLPIMAYSAKYASCFYGPFREAAESAPQFGDRKAYQMDPANGDEAIREITLDVEEGADIIMVKPALAYLDVIRRAREEFDLPIAAYNVSGEFAMVKAAAQMGWLDGERAMMECLTSIRRAGADIIITYFAPEAAKVLAR; encoded by the coding sequence ATGCAGTTCCCCCTGTACAGGCCGAGGAGGCTGAGAAAAAGCGAGAATCTCCGGCGCATGATCCGGGAGACGAGGCTTTCCGTGGACGATTTCGTGTATCCGCTCTTCGCCGTCCCGGGAAAGAGCGTCAAGAAGCCCATTCATTCCATGCCGGGAAACTTCCAGATGTCCGCGGAGTACCTTGTTCAGGAGGCGAAGGCGGCGAAAGATTTGGGAATCCCGGCGGTCCTCCTCTTCGGCATCCCCGATAAAAAGGACGAGCTGGCCACGGGGGCCTTCGCGAAGGATGGCGTCGTCCAGCGGGCTGTCCGCGAGATCAAGAGCCGCGTTCCCGACCTCCTCGTCATTACGGACGTTTGTCTCTGCGAGTACACGAGCCACGGCCACTGCGGCATGCTGGAGAAAGGCGCCGTGGACAACGACTCGACGCTGGAGGTCCTGGCGGAGACGGCGGTGTCCCACGCCCGGGCCGGGGCGGACATGGTGGCACCCTCGGCCATGATGGACGGCCAGGTGGGGGCCATCCGGGAAGGGCTCGACGAGGCGGGCTTCGACGATCTTCCGATCATGGCCTATTCGGCCAAGTACGCCTCCTGCTTTTATGGGCCGTTCCGGGAGGCCGCGGAGAGTGCTCCGCAGTTCGGCGATCGGAAGGCCTACCAGATGGACCCCGCCAACGGGGACGAAGCCATCCGCGAGATCACCCTGGACGTGGAGGAGGGGGCCGACATCATCATGGTCAAGCCCGCCCTGGCCTACCTGGACGTGATCCGCCGGGCCCGGGAGGAGTTCGACCTGCCCATCGCCGCCTACAACGTAAGCGGCGAGTTCGCCATGGTCAAGGCCGCCGCCCAGATGGGCTGGCTCGACGGCGAGCGGGCCATGATGGAGTGCCTGACCTCGATCCGGCGGGCCGGGGCGGACATCATCATCACTTATTTCGCCCCCGAGGCGGCGAAGGTCCTTGCCCGCTGA
- a CDS encoding RDD family protein → MNSLIPYVGFWKRAFAMSIDWFILTTIAVFLFITGVAALNLSWIQGGLPWPEDIFESVSSFMVLYGLALVCLNCFYFTFFHGVAGQTPGKMLFRIRVVRLDGVPMTPGLAFLRWVGYHLSSIFLLGFLWVAVDPQKQGWHDKIAGTIVIGEHRESPQMVLPFGPEAG, encoded by the coding sequence TTGAATTCCCTCATTCCCTACGTCGGCTTCTGGAAGCGGGCGTTCGCCATGTCCATCGACTGGTTCATCCTCACCACCATCGCCGTGTTCCTCTTCATCACAGGGGTGGCGGCCCTCAATCTTTCCTGGATTCAGGGGGGGCTCCCCTGGCCGGAGGACATCTTCGAATCCGTATCCTCATTCATGGTCCTCTACGGACTGGCCCTCGTGTGCCTGAACTGCTTCTACTTCACGTTTTTCCACGGCGTCGCCGGGCAGACCCCCGGCAAGATGCTCTTCCGGATCCGGGTGGTCCGGCTGGACGGCGTGCCCATGACGCCGGGCCTCGCCTTTCTCCGCTGGGTGGGCTATCACCTGTCATCCATATTCCTGTTGGGATTCCTCTGGGTGGCTGTGGATCCCCAGAAGCAGGGCTGGCACGACAAGATCGCCGGAACGATCGTGATCGGCGAGCACAGGGAGAGCCCACAGATGGTTCTGCCTTTCGGCCCGGAAGCGGGATAA
- the ahbC gene encoding 12,18-didecarboxysiroheme deacetylase gives MIGISKLYCGAVEAADVLRYNRESKRLPSHLLQFSADKRPVVVWNMTRRCNLKCIHCYSSSRNIPYRDEMTTEEGKALIADLASFGSPVILFSGGEPLIRKDLPELAQFAVDRGMRAVISTNGTLLTPDRIRVFREIGLSYIGVSLDGLKETHDFFRGVPGTFERTIRGIRACRDAGIKVGVRFTVNRHNVKDVPAIFDLLEEENIPRCCFYHLVYSGRGSALVEEDLSHDETRRLLDLIMDRTRDLFEKGLEKEILTVDNHADGPYIYLRLLREDPARAAEVLELLKMNEGNSSGNGIGCVSWDGAVHADQFWRGVSFGNVRERPFSAIWTDTSNELMAKLKDKKPHVKGRCATCRWLGVCGGNFRARAEAVAGDIWAPDPACYLTDREIAQ, from the coding sequence ATGATCGGAATTTCAAAACTCTACTGCGGCGCCGTGGAGGCCGCCGACGTCCTCCGCTACAACCGGGAGTCAAAGCGCCTGCCGTCGCACCTGCTCCAGTTCTCCGCCGACAAGCGGCCGGTGGTGGTCTGGAACATGACCCGGCGCTGCAACCTGAAGTGCATTCACTGCTATTCCAGCTCGCGCAACATCCCCTACCGGGACGAAATGACGACGGAGGAGGGGAAGGCCCTGATCGCCGACCTGGCGTCCTTCGGCTCCCCGGTGATCCTCTTCTCCGGCGGCGAGCCCCTGATCCGCAAGGATCTGCCGGAGTTGGCGCAGTTCGCCGTGGACCGGGGCATGCGGGCCGTCATCTCCACGAACGGCACCCTGCTCACGCCGGATCGCATCCGTGTTTTCCGGGAAATCGGCCTGTCCTACATCGGAGTGAGCCTGGACGGCCTGAAGGAGACCCACGACTTCTTCCGGGGAGTGCCGGGGACCTTCGAGCGGACGATCCGGGGCATCCGGGCCTGCCGCGATGCGGGAATCAAGGTGGGCGTCCGGTTCACTGTCAACCGCCACAACGTGAAGGACGTCCCCGCGATCTTCGACCTGCTCGAAGAGGAGAACATTCCCCGCTGCTGCTTCTATCACCTCGTCTATTCCGGCCGCGGCTCGGCCCTCGTGGAGGAGGATCTCTCCCACGACGAAACGCGGCGGCTTCTGGACCTGATCATGGACCGGACGCGGGACCTCTTCGAGAAGGGCCTCGAGAAGGAGATCCTCACGGTGGACAACCACGCCGACGGCCCTTACATCTACCTGCGCCTTCTCCGGGAAGACCCGGCCCGGGCGGCGGAGGTCCTGGAACTCCTGAAAATGAACGAGGGAAACAGCTCCGGCAACGGCATCGGCTGCGTGAGTTGGGACGGCGCCGTCCACGCGGACCAGTTCTGGCGAGGCGTCTCCTTCGGGAACGTCCGCGAGCGGCCCTTCAGCGCCATCTGGACGGACACGTCCAACGAGCTGATGGCGAAGCTCAAGGACAAGAAGCCCCACGTCAAGGGCCGCTGCGCAACCTGCCGATGGCTCGGCGTGTGCGGCGGGAATTTCCGGGCCCGGGCGGAGGCCGTCGCGGGCGACATCTGGGCGCCCGATCCGGCGTGCTACCTGACGGACCGGGAAATCGCACAATAA
- the hemC gene encoding hydroxymethylbilane synthase, translating to MEDVLETNVLRIGTRGSALALKQSGWVADRIRERHPGLTVELVVIKTKGDIMQDVALVKIGGKGVFVKEIEESLLRGEVDLAVHSMKDMPAELPEGLTISVTPKREDPRDVLISKGNVKFERLRRGSRIGTGSLRRRCQLVSIYPDLEIVPLRGNLDTRIRKVETEDLDGIIVAAAGIRRMGWMSRVTQFLPEEVILPAAGQGVLALETRQGDGKTGEALAFLNDPVTWGEAGAERAFLQRLGGGCQVPVAAHAKQKGGDIVIQGLISNLDGRLVVRDEVRKPFGEFEAAGTQLADNLLSRGGRAILEMVYRQC from the coding sequence ATGGAGGATGTTCTGGAAACGAACGTTTTGAGAATCGGGACCCGGGGCAGCGCCCTGGCCCTGAAGCAGAGCGGCTGGGTGGCCGACCGGATCCGGGAGCGACATCCGGGCCTGACCGTGGAGTTGGTCGTCATCAAGACGAAGGGCGACATCATGCAGGACGTGGCCCTGGTCAAGATCGGCGGGAAGGGGGTCTTCGTCAAGGAGATCGAGGAGTCCCTGCTCCGGGGAGAGGTGGACCTGGCCGTCCACAGCATGAAGGACATGCCGGCGGAGCTGCCGGAGGGCCTCACGATCTCCGTGACGCCGAAGCGGGAAGACCCGCGGGACGTTCTGATTTCCAAGGGGAACGTCAAGTTCGAGCGCCTCCGCCGGGGAAGCCGCATCGGCACGGGATCGCTCCGCCGCCGGTGCCAGCTCGTCAGCATCTACCCGGACCTGGAGATCGTTCCCCTCCGGGGGAACCTGGACACGCGGATCCGGAAGGTCGAGACGGAGGACCTGGACGGGATCATCGTCGCGGCGGCGGGGATCCGCCGGATGGGCTGGATGAGCCGGGTGACCCAGTTCCTGCCGGAGGAGGTCATCCTGCCGGCGGCGGGCCAGGGCGTTCTCGCCCTCGAGACCCGGCAGGGCGACGGGAAGACGGGCGAGGCCCTGGCCTTCCTGAACGACCCGGTCACGTGGGGCGAGGCGGGGGCCGAGCGGGCTTTTCTCCAGCGCCTCGGCGGCGGATGCCAGGTCCCCGTGGCGGCCCACGCGAAGCAGAAAGGCGGCGACATCGTCATCCAGGGACTCATCAGCAACCTGGACGGCCGGCTGGTTGTGCGGGACGAGGTACGCAAACCCTTCGGGGAGTTCGAGGCGGCGGGCACCCAGCTTGCCGATAACCTCCTCTCCCGGGGCGGCCGGGCGATCCTGGAGATGGTCTACCGCCAGTGCTGA
- a CDS encoding EthD domain-containing protein — translation MIKLVFCAKRHPNMSRVEFHDYWLNHHGPLFKKFADTYRAVRYVQSHTIDSPLNENIMKSRGTMEAYDGVGEIWWQSEEDFLAAINSPEGQKLRVMFVEDESKFVDLKASSVFFTVEHVLIDGKVS, via the coding sequence ATGATCAAACTTGTTTTTTGTGCAAAGCGCCATCCGAATATGTCACGGGTTGAATTTCACGACTATTGGTTAAATCATCACGGCCCATTATTTAAGAAGTTTGCTGATACATACAGGGCCGTACGTTATGTGCAGAGCCACACCATTGATTCGCCATTAAACGAGAATATCATGAAATCCAGGGGGACAATGGAAGCGTATGATGGTGTTGGTGAGATATGGTGGCAGTCGGAAGAAGATTTCCTCGCAGCCATCAATTCACCGGAAGGTCAAAAACTGCGCGTAATGTTTGTTGAAGATGAATCAAAATTCGTTGATCTGAAGGCATCCTCTGTTTTTTTTACGGTTGAGCACGTTCTCATTGACGGAAAGGTATCGTAA
- the prmA gene encoding 50S ribosomal protein L11 methyltransferase: MPEQSSKGEKKHERWLKVSLQSPPELSDALSNFMTELGVQGVYQEAPVTQDENEDFPSLSSEETIYAFLPLDVRSENRIASLTAYLENLTELFPELPAVRVNREIIENPDWGEEWKKYFKPLRVSRSIVVKPTWERYASSGRDIVIDIDPGMAFGTGQHPSTRMCLEAIEDLMLHGRHEMTWHVLDVGTGTGILGITAAKIGAEKVLCVDVDRKAVEIARENVAINQVSERVAVVNRDVSTIRDSFNLIVANLTAKLLLKLRSHLTSLLEDGGWLILSGILEQQRGTIEEHFITDRLTVQRLVTEKEWICFALKKGGGGA, from the coding sequence ATGCCGGAACAATCGTCCAAGGGGGAAAAAAAGCACGAACGCTGGCTGAAGGTGTCGCTCCAGAGCCCGCCGGAGCTGTCGGACGCCCTGTCGAACTTCATGACCGAGCTTGGCGTCCAGGGAGTCTATCAGGAAGCCCCCGTGACGCAGGATGAAAACGAGGATTTCCCCAGCCTCTCTTCCGAAGAGACCATCTATGCCTTTCTCCCGCTGGACGTGCGGTCGGAAAACCGCATCGCCTCGCTGACGGCCTACCTGGAAAACCTAACGGAGCTGTTTCCCGAACTCCCTGCCGTCCGCGTGAACCGGGAGATCATCGAGAACCCCGACTGGGGGGAGGAGTGGAAAAAGTATTTCAAGCCCCTCCGGGTGAGCCGCAGCATCGTCGTCAAGCCCACCTGGGAGCGCTATGCCTCTTCGGGCCGGGACATCGTCATCGACATCGATCCGGGCATGGCCTTCGGCACGGGCCAGCACCCGTCCACCCGCATGTGCCTGGAGGCCATCGAGGACCTGATGCTGCACGGCCGCCACGAAATGACCTGGCACGTCCTGGACGTGGGAACGGGAACGGGCATCCTGGGAATCACCGCGGCCAAGATCGGCGCCGAGAAGGTCCTCTGCGTCGACGTCGACCGGAAGGCCGTCGAGATCGCCCGGGAGAACGTAGCCATCAACCAGGTCTCCGAGCGGGTGGCCGTCGTCAACCGGGACGTCTCCACCATCCGGGACTCCTTCAACCTGATCGTGGCCAACCTGACCGCCAAGCTCCTCCTCAAGCTGCGCTCCCACCTGACGTCCCTCCTGGAAGACGGTGGCTGGCTCATCCTGTCGGGCATCCTGGAACAGCAGCGGGGCACCATCGAGGAGCACTTCATCACCGACCGGCTCACGGTCCAGCGGCTCGTGACGGAAAAGGAATGGATCTGCTTCGCCCTGAAAAAGGGAGGGGGCGGCGCGTGA
- the cobA gene encoding uroporphyrinogen-III C-methyltransferase, translating into MAEKGIVYIVGAGPGDAGLITLKGVRCIARADVIVYDHLVNEEILVHAKPGARMIYAGKEGGDHTLVQDEINRILVEEALQGRVVARVKGGDPYIFGRGGEEALVVAAAGLPFEVVPGVSSAVAVPAYAGISLTQRGYTSTLAFVTGHEDPTKGQSDIDWKALAGIGTLVFLMGVKNLHRIVASLVENGKRPETPAALIRWGTTPDQRTLAGTLGTIVELAQERKFKPPAIFVVGEVVSLREKLSWFEKRPLFGRGVIITRPEAQAESFAALLEERGARVVHFPVIRIAEPEDWSGLDRALDNLSAYAWIVFTSANGVRHFFERLRERGGDVRDLRGIRIATIGPASAAAVEGRGIRVDIVPEEYISEGVVKAFERVDLKGARVLLPRAAEARDVIPDGLTAMGSTVDVVTAYRTVRSEKTREELEAVFAEDKADVVTFTSPSTVRHFLDILGGVEALPPGLKIACIGPITAAAARKAGLAIHIHQQEYTIPGMVAAIESFFSKH; encoded by the coding sequence ATGGCGGAGAAGGGAATCGTCTACATCGTCGGCGCGGGGCCGGGGGACGCGGGGCTGATCACGCTAAAGGGCGTCCGGTGCATCGCCCGGGCCGACGTCATCGTCTACGACCACCTGGTCAACGAGGAGATCCTCGTCCATGCGAAGCCCGGCGCGAGGATGATCTACGCCGGAAAGGAGGGGGGCGACCACACCCTTGTCCAGGATGAGATCAACCGGATCCTCGTGGAGGAGGCCCTGCAGGGCCGCGTGGTGGCCCGGGTCAAGGGCGGTGATCCCTATATTTTCGGCCGCGGCGGGGAAGAGGCGCTGGTCGTGGCGGCGGCGGGGCTGCCCTTCGAGGTCGTCCCGGGGGTGTCCTCGGCGGTGGCCGTACCGGCCTACGCGGGCATCTCGCTGACCCAGCGGGGATACACGTCCACGCTGGCCTTCGTGACGGGCCACGAGGACCCCACGAAGGGCCAGAGCGACATCGACTGGAAGGCCCTGGCGGGTATCGGGACATTGGTCTTCCTGATGGGCGTAAAAAATCTCCACCGGATCGTCGCGAGCCTCGTCGAGAACGGGAAAAGGCCGGAGACCCCGGCCGCCCTGATCCGCTGGGGGACGACGCCGGACCAGCGGACCCTGGCGGGAACCCTGGGAACCATCGTCGAGCTGGCCCAGGAGCGGAAGTTCAAGCCGCCGGCGATTTTCGTCGTCGGCGAGGTGGTCTCCCTGCGGGAGAAGCTCTCGTGGTTCGAGAAGCGGCCCCTCTTCGGCCGGGGCGTCATCATCACCCGGCCGGAAGCCCAGGCGGAATCCTTCGCCGCCCTCCTGGAGGAGCGGGGCGCCCGGGTCGTTCATTTCCCCGTCATCCGCATCGCGGAGCCGGAGGATTGGTCGGGCCTGGACCGGGCTCTGGATAACCTGTCCGCCTACGCCTGGATCGTCTTCACCAGCGCCAACGGCGTCCGGCATTTTTTCGAGCGCCTCCGCGAACGGGGCGGCGACGTGCGGGACCTCCGGGGAATCCGGATCGCCACCATCGGCCCCGCCTCGGCGGCGGCCGTCGAGGGCCGGGGGATCCGCGTGGACATCGTCCCGGAAGAGTATATCTCGGAGGGCGTGGTGAAGGCGTTCGAAAGGGTGGACCTGAAGGGCGCCCGGGTCCTCCTGCCCCGGGCGGCGGAGGCCCGGGATGTGATCCCCGACGGGCTCACCGCCATGGGGTCGACGGTGGACGTCGTCACGGCCTACCGGACGGTCCGCTCGGAGAAGACCCGGGAAGAGCTGGAGGCGGTCTTCGCGGAGGACAAGGCCGACGTCGTCACCTTTACAAGCCCCTCTACGGTCAGGCACTTCCTGGACATTTTGGGCGGAGTGGAGGCCCTGCCTCCCGGCCTCAAAATCGCCTGCATCGGCCCCATCACCGCCGCCGCGGCCCGGAAAGCCGGCTTGGCCATCCACATCCACCAGCAGGAGTACACGATCCCCGGCATGGTGGCAGCAATAGAATCTTTCTTCTCAAAGCATTAA